atataaaatagaaaaaaaaaaccagcatcCACCCatcaaatgcagttttaaagcTGCTAAAATATCAGATCTGGTATGAAGAAACTTAGGAAAGAATAACACTTTTCAGAGTCTGTTTCCGAAATTCCATGTCCTTTGCCAAATGCTTCTAAATTTGCCTCATCTTAACACTTAAGTAATAATATCTGTAGCATTCCTACTTAACCTACCTCCCATTcctctcttattttttcccatttccaagCTTGTGTGTTTTAGATCTAAGCCTTTGCCAGCCCATGATGCTTTTTCCCAGCACTTGTGGGCTTGTACCTGCCTATTTGCTCAGCCAGCAGTTTAGCCCTGTTGCGGGTATCCTGAGAGGAGTTCTCACTAGCCATGTAGCACGTGGTGAAGACGCGGTTGCAGAATTCCGGAGGATCCTCAGGAATGTAGGTCTCATCATTCACAATCCTGCGTGCATCAGCCAGCACATCTGCATCTGAGGAcagagcaaaagaaacaaaacaaaagtagaaATTATTGTGCGCCTCCATTTGCAGGATATGCAAATATCTAGTACATCCCTTGTATTCCAATTAAGCTTTACATGACTGTTGGGGGTTGGGTTTCCATCATTTTGCTCCTTCTCACCTATGGAATTTTTTGCCCCTTAGTTGTGGGGAAACCTGATTGCTAGCACTTGTTGGGTTCTTGAGAAACACAGTgagtttggctgggcccagggaggaagaggaggggggTGGCAAGgacagctgggggctggctggtttcttGGGCTGGAGAGCAGAACACTCGCTGGGAGTTGTTGCAgtttggagaagggaattctCCAAAATTCTCCATCgcccagatggagctgctgcttcttccttcttcattgGTGGGCCTCACACCCCCTGTCCTCCCAGGATGTGCCAGTGCCAGACACCgccacggagctgctgatccacctcagccaccggcccgggatctcagctcattcctgctgttccagctgagtgttcctcagagccctgcaggagcacctgGACTGCctgagggggtttgtgaagcaaagcctctcctccctcccttcctgtctcagccgagaaagctgtcacggggtccatggttctgttttgttgttaacGCTGTAGaaattgttgtttgtttgccttgttatacatactagtaaagaactgttattcctatccccagatctctgcctgagagccccttgatttcagaattataataattcggaaGGAGGGTCtacatttttccattccaagggaggctcctgccctctccagcagacacctgtcttctaatCCAGGAAAGCAACAAATAAGATGACTACATCTAACTCCCCCCAAAAATTTTCATCTATCAAATAAGAGAATTACTGATTTTGCTCCTGATTTTGagtacagaaatattaaatccTTTTGATATACTAAAGAATTTTCATAGAAAACATGATCCAGTATGTACAAAGACTTAGCGAAAAGCATGAAGTCTGCTTAATGCCAGTTTAAGAACTTAAACCATTCTTAGCCATGCTTTGTAGTGCTGGTtaacagaaagggaaaattttcagaataaactGAAGACTACATTAACCAACATTTGAGACAGATTAGTCTAGACAGAAACTAGTTTGAGTTCCACATCCAATTCTTAAAcccaaaatgaaaactgttatGCCAATTCAGAGAATCTGAATATGGACACacatttttcctggaatttttgaAGAGACACAAAGGACTCCATTAGAACAACAGGAAAAGGGTCTGCCATTAATAAGCTCTTTCAGCTACTGCACCCAGCTAATAATAACTTGTCCATAATCATTAGTAAATACAGCTGGCCAGACATACAGATCTACTTACTGCCATTCTTGACTGCCAGGCAAACCTGGTGACACATGGAATACACTATGCAAGCTGTAGCAGAGCTGTCAACTCCACCACTTAGAGGTAGGAGAAATCCTGCCTTGAAAACAGAGCAAGGAAGAGGTTCCACACagcaaaattataaaaaaatacatattgtaTCACCCAGAAACACATTCCTGTACAAGAATGACAGGTGCATTGTTCAAGGCTGTTTATATTCTACTggggaaaaacagaacaaaccacCCAGAGCATGTCCTCTGAAACTCTCATGAACTGGATAATCGAACAAGTAGTCAGTGTAAAACCCTTTGGCTAGAAAAAATTCCAGTTGTCTTCACCCTCTAGTAAGACAGGAATACTAGTAAAAAAgattacatttttcatatatCCTTTACTATTACACTGAATGACTACTTCATGTCATTCTGCTGCACTCAAGAAAGTACAGTTCCTAAGGGAAAAGTGCACAGAGCATATTGAAGTCACACTTGGAACACAATTTTTAAGTCTGAATGAGCTACCTCACTCAAACTTTGTACCTTGGACTAACATCAGTTTGAGATGACAGCGTATAGGATAACAATTTGGATGTgccaagggaaaaacaaaccaagttGTTCTTACCTGTTTGCTGCGCCTTAAATAATCCCAGAGCCAACATGCAGGTCCAAGGCTGAAATTACAGAACATCATAGTTCTAAGAAGGTTAGGGAATAACACCTAAACAAGTCAACATATTTATTGTGGCATTCCAATGAGAGACTTCCTTTACTTAAATCTAAACAACATCTTACATTTATCTCTTTCTTtgagttttggtttggtttttctttaatcaaaataattttcaagcaACAGATTAAGTGATTGATTACCTGATCTCCTCCTCAGGACTGTGGTGTCTCCACTGGATTGGCATACAAGTAGGAACAGCTATATCATCAGGACATGACAGAGCAAAGTTCACTTTTACCCTGGGATAAGGATTCACTTTACTTGCCTAAGCAACAGTACAGAAGAATTCagaagaaagcaattttaatgTAGCATATATCTATAAAACGTTAGTTCTGTAAGATACTGTGAAAATCAATACATGCAAATACTTTTTACATTTAATAACTATTCAAACTTGTCACAGTTTACAAACACAAAGAGCTCTTACCGCCAAGTTACGAGATGAAATCTCTGCTCTGTAACTTCGAACATCCTCCAAGTCCAGAGTAGCAACCAGCACCTCCTATGGAAAAACTTTCAACATTAGATCACTCGACACAGACAAAAAATGCTTGGAAAAAGATTCAGCATCAGCTGTGGCAAAGGAAAAGGTAAGAAATGTTACTGGGGAAAGAGATGGATCTGACACATAATGTGAGGAAACCTAGATGACAAATCtacttttttctgaaatcaaagtCAAACCTTATGAAACCTACAAAACTGGGTCATAATCAGAACATTGCAGTCTTTGCCCTTTCTTCCTCTAGATAAGGGAATCTCAATCAACAGTCTCTCCTCCTTATGGTGattgcatataaaatattttcattaagttATTCCATGTGACAGCTCTTCCTCACAAAAACAGGAGAGCTACTGTAGGTAATCTGACTAGGAAAACACTTGGATCTAGTTGAGTAGCATAATTAAAATACACCCTTTTTAGTCTAGAGACGTGGACCTAGAGTCTGGAATGTCTGGGAAATGTTGAGCATAAATGAGCTAGCAGCTATGGGGTGAAAACATTACCACATCATCGAGTGAAAACTGGGATCCTTGTGCAACTGTTTCTCCATTCATGGAAATCATGGCACAGCCATCATAATACAGACGATCACCATCACAGCCTCTCTGGTTtgctaaaatatatattccacCATTCTGCCAGGGAAACAAAcatgcagggaagaaaaaaaacaaaagctgttcaAAATATAGCACCTGACAGgatgttaaaaatcaaaatgttatttctctgATCCTGCCCTTCTTGCAAACTTCCTCTCCCTTTATATTGTGAATGATCTATGGCTGGGATTCTCTCTTGACAGGAGTCTCTATCAGTAGCAAGAGTTATTCCCTCAATGCAAAGAGAGAGAGCTGCACTTCTAAATTGAAATTCTGAGCTCAAATTGAGgttgggaaaagcaggaaggtgATGACAGAAGCTGTGTTTGGATACCAGAGGAGAGAGTAGATTTTGATAAATATAATCAAAGCATGTTAAATTACAATGACAAAGTAGCTTTTTCACAGTGTAATGTACACttattgcttcatttttgtCCCCATCACTGTTAGACAGGACTACAGACCAAATACTTAAtatcttctcatttttaaaacaaacagaactttCCAGATAGAAAAGTGCATACCTTTGCTGTGGCAGAATTCACCAGATCCACCCGAGCACGAGCCTTCCGCAGCACGTGGTGACTCCCGGAAGAGTTGGTGAAAATTTCCACGCCATCAAGTCCCATCTCAATGTGAGGGCTGTCAAAGCAAAAGGCACAAGAATAAATCCCTACTGTGCTGTGAAAACTGCAAATATCATTAAAAATCACTGATAAACAGAAGCATCTATGTCACTGTCAGTTTTATGCATGCCTTAGCTCAAACAAGGATAGGGCTTCCAAAAACACCTGTTTTCTTGCATTGCCCAACTCTTCTGTCAAGAGTGGTTGCAGAGGTCATGAGGGCTTTTGCTCATTCTGTACTAAATGAAATGCCTTCTACTCTATAGAAGGCCAAGCCTcaaagaaagagagaataaCGTAATCTTGGTCTGAAAGGGCAGCATGGATATACACTGCAAAGTCAGTTGTCccatttttcttgtctcttAGTAAATCAAAAAACAGAACCACAAGGAGAagatttttactgttttttttttcttttttcaatgtcataagaaagaaatactgaaaaaaaatatcacatcTTTGAAACACCACACCTTCTGCAGTTACAAGGAAATTAATATAACTGGGAGATTTAGAAAAATACGAGGAATGTGACCATTAGAGTTACCTGTCATCCTACCTACTACCTACCATTCCCTACCTTCTGTTTTGAATTGATTTAGCttaaacacatttctttgcCATCCTGCACCTAGCCTAGTGAGGTCTTTCCCATGATGTATTTGTTGCTCctaattatattttatcttaCTGGCACTTTCTGAAAGATAATAAGCAGATCTTTTCTaacaggcagctccagggtagtttactttttatttcctcttctcctttaCCTGTTTGGTGCCCAGAGTTCTTCACATATTTCTGCCCCCAGGCAGGTATCTTTGGTTGCTAGCACTGCATCCCCAAAAGGAACAGTTTcctgagaaaaaacaagaacattCTTACACATATGAAGTAGAACAAGCTATTCAATTCAAAAACTTAACTGATCttaagacaataaaaaaattgaaggaTCACTTATGTGAAATTAGTGACATAATATAAATCACATtatactttttttcattttataccaagtctgagtaaaaaaaaaaaataaaaattctgtaatgCAAATTTCTGGACTGAttgaaattttgtgttttaatttcagtaatATTCAGATCCAGTGCTTTGCTTAAGGACAGGAATTAATCCACAAAACAGAATCTGTCTGTTGCTAGAAAGCACACTCCTGCTTTGTGGGAAATAACATAAATTTTAGATCCTTCTGAATTAACAAGgtttaaatgattttttaatttaatttttttaacctaaaaaCTCAATTCTAGTATCAAGCACAGATAAACTCAGTAccaaaattatgcaaaatatgGCAATGTTCTGTATATACAAATAACTGAGGcagatttaaaatttacttgctttgctgctgcataCTAACATAAATAAGGTTAAATTATGCTTTCATTTCATGTAACTTAGAACCACCACTGAAACATATGAATCTACAATATGACTGGCAGAAAAATTTTGGGGGCTACAGTTTTTAATTGCTGAATCTGGAAcatgctaaattaaaaaaaaaaaaaaaaaaaaaaaaaaacccaacttacCTGTCCAGTCACTTCCTGAATTATCCTGGGTAGAAAATATTCCTCTACATGCCTAAATCAAGTAGATTATTAATACTTCATTACATAAATCACAGCATAAGAACTGGTTCTCATCTCACTTTCTAACATTGGTTAAAGAAACCATATTGAAGTTgtacagagctgtgtgtgtttaaaaaagatgaaaaaataccTTCATATTCTCAGTGGAATTAATCATAAATGCTAACATTTTAATATAGCATCATCTGTGCTTCAGAAAGACATGGTAACCAATGCCCCATCCTGGCTAGAAAACAGACCTAACAAAGAACACACCATGCAAGTCAAATGCCAGATGGAAGTTTCTCTTTTTGCAGGGTTACTACACGAGCAAGGCAGAACCAGCTGGGGCTCAGAGGAGGGACAAGAAGTGCTTTGCTGGGACAGTCAAGTTAAAACATTCCCTGACTACAAGATCAGTGCACAGCATCAGAGATGTGTGCCAGGCATGTTCTGCAGCATCATAAGGTAGGCAGCTTTTattctctgcagctgaagttCTGACAGAGCTCATCCATTTCAACATTTGCCAGTTCAGTAGTGGGATGCAGCAATTCAGGAGACACACAGCCTCTTCCTGTCCTGAGCTGGGTGTTCTTAGAAAGCACATACCAGGAAAATTACACTTTACACTGGCTGTAGGATCAAGCAGCCCcacattttcttccagttcaGCAACTCAGAGTTTGACTACTCAATAAGCTTCCTAACCAAGCTGCAACCACATAGCTTGGCTGACTGTGTGTTGCTGTTCTCCCTGTAGCAGCTAGTGATGATCTGCTGTAGATATTTCAACCCTGTTGCTGTGGCTGCAAACAGCAAGCTGTGTTTTTTAACACAATTCTAACAGCTGCCAGCATACCTTGCTTTGCTCCATGGAGTGAACCATCTAAGTTCCCTGTAGTTTCCTGTATTTGCCAGTGACATTTTTGGTCTGATCAGAAGAATCCTCCTTAaatcataaaacaaaacagaaaagctgagttAACATACGATGTACAGCCAAACAAGGCTATATATGAACACTGATTAAGATCACTATACATGAACACTGATTAAGAtcaattccttttcttcttttataatgtaacatttttaaagtttctgttTGCAGACTCAAGGGGTTTTACTGAGCTCTTTCAGAAAGCAGTGGGAATTTAGTTTccataaatcagaaaaagaaaaaatagataaGGAAAAACCTTAGTTGTCTCTCTCGAAATTTACCAAATAAGAAGATAAATCCCTCACTCTACATAGCACTGAAGAATCTTGCTTGAAGGCCAAACTGGTGTCTGAAAAGATGTGTTACCTCACAAAACACATCAAGAACTACttacttatttaaaaagatCACTCGACAATTGTAGCGAACATTTCTGTGCAGAACAGGCCTGTGAAAATAAGAAGCAAAATTAGCAGTGACTACACTCactaaatgaaataataaaaagctacAGAATCTACTTTACTGCATAAAAACTATTCATAAGACCTCACTAGAGAgaatcaaacaaaacaatataTCAAGTTTTAGcttctaatttttttagttaaagTAGTTGTTTGAAAAAATCAGAGTTAATGACCATGCTGTCAATTTCAGATATATCAACTGCTACCTGAGCCTTAGTATATCCGAACATATGCAGACCAGAAGATTCCCCATGGCTGGGTACGGTTATTTAATCAAATGTGACCTCCTGTAATACTGCCAATCCAGTTCAAAATCAAACCagctttatatatttatatcaataCTGCTGCATTCCACAGCTGCAACAGCAGGGTCTTGTCCAGGGATGTTACAGCCACCAGTGACTGACATGAGACTCAACGAGACAGGTCTCTGGTTaagctcaggaaaccatttattcaacacaggaacaaactcagtttaaatccagagacagagagcccagaacagaggcagggtggggGTTTTAtggggcagagccagggtgGCATTTAAGGCTGGGGTCTAATAGGAACAGAGCAAGGGAGAAATCCCAGGGGCACAGAACCAATCACaacaccctgggctgccaccACACGAGGGGTCCGGGGTGGGGAACtcttcctgggctcacagggcaCATCCCCCGAGGCAGAGggtggaatttatttttcccaggtTTTAGAGCcatgcctctcactttaacaatgcttatgTAAAACTAAATCTTTGCTTCTCTGGGTGGGAGGGGGTCACCCCACACAATACTAACACGTAAATTTTACAGATATAATTTATCACTTTTCCATGTCAGCACAAGGCTTACAATGGCTTCAGCGATTTTCACATACATTTATATTGCTTTAAGATGTCTGTCAGTGAAAGCAGCCCCCACATTCCTACAAGACAGTCAATTTATAAACCCCTTTGAGTTACACCTCACAGAAAGTCTGAGCTGTGGCAATAAGGACCAGACATTAAGGTTTCCAATATATAACTGTAATTATCCTATTTCTCTCTTGAAGGGCTCAGCCACCAGCAATCTCTGGAAGAATTATCTTCCAGAAAGTGTTCTGCAAGTTGCAGACCTGGTCATGGTAATCACAAGGGTAAAAGTAGTGCAGTTCCTAAGATATGTTTGAAAGATTGGTGCAGCGCCCTCACTATCCAGAGCATGGCACAAGCAGCATTCCCTTAGGACTTACCCATTTATTACAggtacaataaaaaaaaaaacttacattCCCACATCACAGATAATATCTTGAGTTGCTGGAGACTCCAAGAGCTTCTCAAGAACTTGAAATGAATGCAAGAGTGTGTCTGACTCATAATAATGATCTGAGCAGCCATAACCACTGTGTATAGAAACAAGGAGAAATCAAAAATTCAGACAGATCAGCACCAGAGCCAAATAATCAAGACTACTTCAGACAGGGAACATTTCACTCACATAGaaaatttatacagaaaatgaagaagcaGTGCTGTCAACACCATCCCTTActtacagaatttaaaactCTGTGGTGTTTTGTATCACCCCATGATATTCCTCCCAAGGACAGCAGCCTGGACCCAGGCAGAAATCAATGCACTACATTTCCCCTGAAGGAAAACTCACTGAAATAGGTCAAAAATTTTCGTTACCAGTTAGGTTTCCAAGACAAGAGACCCAATCCTGTGCCCACAACTACAGTGCTTTTCTTTGCACCAACAGCCGCATGCTTAAGTACGGCTTTGGGCACTGCAGCACCACGGAGCTGATACTCTTCCGGACTGTTCTTCCACAGTTAACTGGAATCGCACCAAACCCAGCTCCAGCAAAGAGCCCTTACCAGATTTCGAGCTCTGGCCCAAGCCGGTACCGGGCTCCTTTGCTCTTGGCGATGTCGATACCTGGAAAAGTGTTGGGAGCGTAGTGCGTGAAACAGGCGCGGGCTGCGCTGCCCCGCCCGcgggaggagggaaggaaggagcgGCAGAGGGTTCCTGATGTCCGGGGGCAGCCAGCCATCTCGGCACTCACTTCTGAATATCCTTTCCAGGTTGCCCTCAAAGTCCAGAGCCCACTGGTTGAGGGCGCAGGTGGCCACGGTCACTGCCCGGCCCATGGCGACCCTGCCGCCTTCCCCACTGCTTCCGGGACGGCACAGGGCCGGAGCTGCCGGCCCCTCCTCCCGGCCCCTCCTCCGGTCCCTCCTCTGGCCGCTCCTCCCGGCCCCTCCTCCCGGCCCCTCCTCCCGGCCCCTCCTCCGATCCCTCCTTCGGCCCCTCCTCCCGGCCCCTCCTCCGGTCCCTCCTCTGGCCGCTCCTCCCGGCCCCTCCTCCCGATCCCTCCTCCGGCCGCTCCTCCCGGCCCCTCCTCCCGGCCCCATCTGCCGATCCCTCCTCCGGCCGCTCCTCCCGGCCCCGGCAGCAGCTCGGTGCCGTCAGCGCTTCAAGCACCGGCTCCATCCAGACCTGGTGTCCAATCACGCTACGGCTCCTCCGGCGCCGGGTGCTGCTGCACACCCGTACGCGTTTTCCGCAGTTTTTTGTCCCCAGAGCCCTGAATGACGGGAACATAGCCTTAGCTCGTTTCTTAGCCCTGCAGCTAAGAAAGTTAAGAAGTGTCCGTCCCTCAAACCGACTTCAGGGTGTGAGTGCTGAAGGTAACTGGAACAGGGTGCAACGTTCTGTGTGTTGTTCTCATTTCAGCATCATTCTGGCAGCTCTCAGCCACCCAGAGAGGGTGGCTTCTTCAAAGTCCAATTTCCTCTCTTATGTCCCTCATCACATATTTGGCTGCCGTGACCTGCCTTACACACACGAGTCTAACTCCTTTCTGTACTAGAATCAGAATcattaagttggaaaagacctgtaagATCACTGAGCCCAACcactaacccagcactgccaagcccaccactaaagcatgtccccaagggccacatAAAATACGGCTTTTACCTCCAGCaatggtgattccaccaccgCCCTGAGCAGTCTGTCCCAATGCCTGccaaccctttccatgaagaaactTTTTAATATCTGATATAAACAAGCCTTGGcgcaacttgaggccatttcctcttctcctgttGCTTGTCACCTGGAAAAAGAGCCGACAGGCTACAGCCTCCCTTCAAGTAGTTGTAGAGTGTAAGAAGATGCCCTTCttcagtctccttttctccaggttgaTACCTCCCCCCCGTCCCCTCAGATGCTGCCCCAGatccattcccttctctgaaCACACTCCAGCAACTCAATGATTTGGATTAAGGTGCCCAAAATGGACCCCATGCTTCGAGGTGGGGCCTCAGCGGCGCTCACAACAGGGTCACTGCCCTGGTCgtgctggccacactattggtaacacaggccaggatgccattggccttcctggccacctgggcacaccttGGCTCGTGTTCGGCAGCTCTCGGCCAGCACCCCGAGGTCTTTTTCTGTGGGGCCATTGGAAATTGCACAGAAAGGTCAGTGGAACGTGGAGAGATTAATTACGACTCAAAGCGGCCCAGTCTGGTTTAGGCGCTCTATGGCCCCAGGGTGGGATGTCGTGACCCAAGTGAGGTGTAAACTATTTCCTTGGACAGCAGTTCCCACTCCTCCAGAACGTCCAGGGTTATTTTGCGACCCCTCCTGCCTGGCGGCCGAAGCGTGTCCTGCCCCCGCGCTCCTGGCGGCGCCCCTCGCGCTCCTCGGCCCATGGGATGAGCGCGCGCCGCCAATGGGGAGCGGCGGAACGGGCGGGGCACGGCGGGGATTGGCTGGGGCCGTGGGGTGGGGGCGGGGCCTGGGGACGCCGGTGGCGGCCGTGGGGCCG
This sequence is a window from Parus major isolate Abel chromosome 5, Parus_major1.1, whole genome shotgun sequence. Protein-coding genes within it:
- the NADSYN1 gene encoding glutamine-dependent NAD(+) synthetase isoform X2 — encoded protein: MGRAVTVATCALNQWALDFEGNLERIFRSIDIAKSKGARYRLGPELEICGYGCSDHYYESDTLLHSFQVLEKLLESPATQDIICDVGMPVLHRNVRYNCRVIFLNKRILLIRPKMSLANTGNYRELRWFTPWSKARHVEEYFLPRIIQEVTGQETVPFGDAVLATKDTCLGAEICEELWAPNSPHIEMGLDGVEIFTNSSGSHHVLRKARARVDLVNSATAKNGGIYILANQRGCDGDRLYYDGCAMISMNGETVAQGSQFSLDDVEVLVATLDLEDVRSYRAEISSRNLAASKVNPYPRVKVNFALSCPDDIAVPTCMPIQWRHHSPEEEISLGPACWLWDYLRRSKQAGFLLPLSGGVDSSATACIVYSMCHQVCLAVKNGNADVLADARRIVNDETYIPEDPPEFCNRVFTTCYMASENSSQDTRNRAKLLAEQIGSYHINLNIDAAVKAVVGIFSVVTGRIPQFSVHGGSSRESLALQNVQARIRMVLAYLFAQLTLWARGMPGGLLVLGSANVDESLRGYLTKYDCSSADINPIGGISKTDLKNFIQYCIENFQLTALSSIMSAPPTAELEPLVDGQVAQTDEADMGMTYAELSIYGKLRKIAKAGPYSMFCKLINMWKEICTPREVASKVKHFFRMYSVNRHKMTTLTPSYHAENYSPDDNRFDLRPFLYNTSWSWQFRCIDKQFRTCLLNCRIKI
- the NADSYN1 gene encoding glutamine-dependent NAD(+) synthetase isoform X3 — translated: MGRAVTVATCALNQWALDFEGNLERIFRSIDIAKSKGARYRLGPELEICGYGCSDHYYESDTLLHSFQVLEKLLESPATQDIICDVGMPVLHRNVRYNCRVIFLNKRILLIRPKMSLANTGNYRELRWFTPWSKARHVEEYFLPRIIQEVTGQETVPFGDAVLATKDTCLGAEICEELWAPNSPHIEMGLDGVEIFTNSSGSHHVLRKARARVDLVNSATAKNGGIYILANQRGCDGDRLYYDGCAMISMNGETVAQGSQFSLDDVEVLVATLDLEDVRSYRAEISSRNLAASKVNPYPRVKVNFALSCPDDIAVPTCMPIQWRHHSPEEEISLGPACWLWDYLRRSKQAGFLLPLSGGVDSSATACIVYSMCHQVCLAVKNGNADVLADARRIVNDETYIPEDPPEFCNRVFTTCYMASENSSQDTRNRAKLLAEQIGSYHINLNIDAAVKAVVGIFSVVTGRIPQFSVHGGSSRESLALQNVQARIRMVLAYLFAQLTLWARGMPGGLLVLGSANVDESLRGYLTKYDCSSADINPIGGISKTDLKNFIQYCIENFQLTALSSIMSAPPTAELEPLVDGQVAQTDEVASKVKHFFRMYSVNRHKMTTLTPSYHAENYSPDDNRFDLRPFLYNTSWSWQFRCIDKQVSKLEKKEGISVVEDMD
- the NADSYN1 gene encoding glutamine-dependent NAD(+) synthetase isoform X4 translates to MPVLHRNVRYNCRVIFLNKRILLIRPKMSLANTGNYRELRWFTPWSKARHVEEYFLPRIIQEVTGQETVPFGDAVLATKDTCLGAEICEELWAPNSPHIEMGLDGVEIFTNSSGSHHVLRKARARVDLVNSATAKNGGIYILANQRGCDGDRLYYDGCAMISMNGETVAQGSQFSLDDVEVLVATLDLEDVRSYRAEISSRNLAASKVNPYPRVKVNFALSCPDDIAVPTCMPIQWRHHSPEEEISLGPACWLWDYLRRSKQAGFLLPLSGGVDSSATACIVYSMCHQVCLAVKNGNADVLADARRIVNDETYIPEDPPEFCNRVFTTCYMASENSSQDTRNRAKLLAEQIGSYHINLNIDAAVKAVVGIFSVVTGRIPQFSVHGGSSRESLALQNVQARIRMVLAYLFAQLTLWARGMPGGLLVLGSANVDESLRGYLTKYDCSSADINPIGGISKTDLKNFIQYCIENFQLTALSSIMSAPPTAELEPLVDGQVAQTDEADMGMTYAELSIYGKLRKIAKAGPYSMFCKLINMWKEICTPREVASKVKHFFRMYSVNRHKMTTLTPSYHAENYSPDDNRFDLRPFLYNTSWSWQFRCIDKQVSKLEKKEGISVVEDMD
- the NADSYN1 gene encoding glutamine-dependent NAD(+) synthetase isoform X1, whose translation is MGRAVTVATCALNQWALDFEGNLERIFRSIDIAKSKGARYRLGPELEICGYGCSDHYYESDTLLHSFQVLEKLLESPATQDIICDVGMPVLHRNVRYNCRVIFLNKRILLIRPKMSLANTGNYRELRWFTPWSKARHVEEYFLPRIIQEVTGQETVPFGDAVLATKDTCLGAEICEELWAPNSPHIEMGLDGVEIFTNSSGSHHVLRKARARVDLVNSATAKNGGIYILANQRGCDGDRLYYDGCAMISMNGETVAQGSQFSLDDVEVLVATLDLEDVRSYRAEISSRNLAASKVNPYPRVKVNFALSCPDDIAVPTCMPIQWRHHSPEEEISLGPACWLWDYLRRSKQAGFLLPLSGGVDSSATACIVYSMCHQVCLAVKNGNADVLADARRIVNDETYIPEDPPEFCNRVFTTCYMASENSSQDTRNRAKLLAEQIGSYHINLNIDAAVKAVVGIFSVVTGRIPQFSVHGGSSRESLALQNVQARIRMVLAYLFAQLTLWARGMPGGLLVLGSANVDESLRGYLTKYDCSSADINPIGGISKTDLKNFIQYCIENFQLTALSSIMSAPPTAELEPLVDGQVAQTDEADMGMTYAELSIYGKLRKIAKAGPYSMFCKLINMWKEICTPREVASKVKHFFRMYSVNRHKMTTLTPSYHAENYSPDDNRFDLRPFLYNTSWSWQFRCIDKQVSKLEKKEGISVVEDMD